From the Mesotoga infera genome, the window GCTAACTCTCTGTCTCATCAATTTCGCGAAGATAGTCAATGACTTCTTCGAGAGAGAAGTATCTGCTCCATCTCTTCTGCTCTCTACCATCAACCTGCACAACAATCGTCGGGACTGTAAAGACAGAGTGTTCTGAAGCGACCGCAGGATTCTCAACAGTATTTATCTTGTGAAATTTCCAGGAAACAAAAGTGCCTTCAACTTCATCAAGTTTTGCTTCAATCGCTGCACAGACTCCGCAGCCTGGACTGAAGAAGTCAATAAGAACCTTTCCGATGACTCCCCTCAATTCTGCCAGAGTTACTTCCTTCACTTCATCGCCTCCCAAAAGCATTATAATTGATAATAATAGTAGAATATATGCGAGGTGGAGTCTTGCAACAAAGGAATCAAGATACGGCAGTGTTCGTGCCAATTGTGAAGATCTGCGGAGAATACTATCTGCTTCTTACGCGAAGATCGACAAGGATAAGCCATCCTGGGCAAATCAGCTTTCCCGGGGGTCATATTGAAGATGATGAAACTCTTCTAGAGTGTGCAATAAGGGAAATGAGAGAGGAAATTGGCGCCTCACCGTCTTCTCTTGAAGAAGTTTGCCCGCTGAAC encodes:
- a CDS encoding thioredoxin; translation: MKEVTLAELRGVIGKVLIDFFSPGCGVCAAIEAKLDEVEGTFVSWKFHKINTVENPAVASEHSVFTVPTIVVQVDGREQKRWSRYFSLEEVIDYLREIDETES